The nucleotide sequence AGTACTCGATACCGGCGGTGGCAATGCCGGCGCCCATGTCCTTGTAGATGCGGCTGCGCGTGGGGTCGCCCTCCAGCAGCTCGCGCCAGCGGTGGCGGAACTTGGCGCGGGCATCCTCGTCCATGGGGAACTCACGCCCGGGCAGCAGGCGCACCTCGGGCACGGGGTAGAGGCTGCGCTGGCTGTCGGGGTCAAAGGTGCGAATGCTGTCGATCTCGTCGTCAAACAGATCGACGCGATAGGGCTGAGGTGAGCCCATGGGGAACAGGTCAATCAGCCCACCGCGCACGGCATATTCGCCATGGCTCACGACCTGCGAGACATGCTGATAACCGGCCAGCGTGAGCTGGGCCTTGAGTTTGGCTTCATCGAGCTTTTGCCCGGTTTTGAACTCAAAGGTATAGCCCGCGAGGAATGAGGGCGGGGCCAGGCGGTACAGCGCGGTGGTGGCGGGCACGATGACCACGTCGGCGCCTTGTTCCTTATCGCGCTGGTTGATGCGCCACAGCGTTGCCAGCCGCTCGCTGATCAAATCCTGGTGGGGTGAAAAGCTGTCATAGGGCAGGGTTTCCCAGTCGGGAAACAGGGCGCAGCGCAGCTCGGGCGCAAAAAACGCCATCTCTTCCATCAGGCGGTGGGCGTCGGCCGCATCGGCGGTGATGATGGCGGTCACCCGGCCATCGTGCTTTTCGCGCTCGCCCAGCTTGCCCAGCAGCAGCGCGTCGGCGCTACCCACAGGGCGGGGCAGATGAAAGCGTTTACCAGGAGTGAGCTTGGGCAGTTGCATGGCGAGTGGAAAGGGGGCGGTGCGGCCAGAGCAGGGCGCTGGCGCGGTGCATAAAACGGGGACAGATTGAGTGTGCGTGAGCCGTGCCATGAGACGTGGTGTTCATGGGCCCGTTCGCCAGCAGCGAGCGGGGAGCTTCGCATTCACTCAAAATGGGGGCACCTCACGGTGATGCAAGCCGAGGGTCGTTCAGGGAACGACTTTCGGGCGAAGCCGCAATTTTAAAATAGAGTGCATGACAGATTCGTTTTCTTCGCCTGAGCCCATGCTGGACGCCCAGACAAACCCGGTACCAGCGTCACCTTCGCAGCCAGAAAGCGTGCGCTGCTGGGCGCTTATTCCTTGCGCCGGTGTGGGCTCTCGCGCTATTGCGGCTGATGCCCCGGCGCCAGAGCTGCCCAAGCAATATCAGCCCGTCGCTGGCCAGCCCATGGTCATGCACACGCTGGCGGCCATGGGGGCGGTGCCCGCGCTGGCCCAGGTGCTGCTGGTGATTTCGCCCAGCGATGCGTTCTGGAAGGAGCGCGAAACCCCTGACTATCTGCGCATTGCCGCATGCGGCGGTGCCACCCGCGCAGAAACCGTGGGCAATGGCTTGGCCGATCTGCTGGCCCACGGCGCAAGCCCTGAGGACTGGGTGCTGGTGCACGATGCCGCACGCTGCCTGCTGACCTCACGGCAAGTGCAAAGCCTGATGGATGCCTGCCTGCCGGATGCTGTGGGCGGGCTGCTGGCGCTGAAGTTGCCCGATACGCTCAAGCAGCAGACGGCTGGTGGCGAGGTGGCCCGTGTGGCGCAGACCGTGGACCGCAGCGATAAATGGCTGGCGCAGACGCCGCAGATGTTCCGCATTGGGGCATTGCAGGCCGCGCTGCAGGCTGCTGGCGATGCGGTGACCGACGAAGCCAGTGCCATGGAACTGGCGGGGTTCGCACCCCGATTGGTGCCCGGCGGGGCGCAGAACTTCAAGGTGACCTATCCCGACGACTTTGCGCTGGCCGAGGCGGTGCTGATGCAGCGCAAGGCACGTGTCTAGGTTTTAATTGCTCATAATTTAATAGCTGCTTGCGTTTGATTAGCAATGGCTTGATAAGGATTTGATATGAATTTTCGTATAGGTGAAGGCTGGGACGTGCACGCACTGGTGCCAGGCCGCAAGCTGATTCTGGGTGGGGTGGAAGTGCCACACACGCTGGGTCTGCTGGGTCATTCAGATGCCGATGTGCTGCTGCATGCCATTACCGATGCCCTGTTTGGCGCAGCAGCGCTGGGTGATATCGGGCGCCATTTCTCGGATACGGATGCGCAGTTCAAGGGCGCCGATTCCGCCGTTTTGCTGGCCGAAGCTGTGCGCCGTGTGCGCGCCAAAGGTTTTGAGATTGGCAATATCGACAGCACCATCGTGGCTCAGGCCCCCAAGCTGGCGCCGCATATCGAGAAGATGCGCGAGCGCATTGCGCAGGTGCTGGCGCTGGATGTGGAGCAGGTCAATGTAAAGGCCAAGACGGCAGAGAAGATGGGCCCGGTAGGCCTGCAGCAAGCCATGGAAGCGCGTGCCGTGGCGCTGCTGTACAAGCCCTGATTCGGCGTTGAGGTTTTGGGTTGGAGGGCAAGGCCTGCCCCCCAGACTTCAGTCCTCGGAGTCTTCGTCTTTTTTGTCGCGTGGCAGGTTGCGCAGAATCTGCGGGCGCTGCAGCCGCTTTTCAGGCGCAGCAGCGGGGCTGACGCCCATGGCGCGCTGCAGTTGAAGATGGGCCACCAGCCCGCCCGATGAAGAGTTGGACAGCGCCAGAATGCCGCCCATGCGCTGCACGGTCTTGTCCACAATCGACAGGCCAAGCCCGGCGCCAGCGGCGGCTGTGCGGGCTGAGTCTCCCCGGAAAAAGGGCTGCGTCAGGCTGGAGAGCTGCTCGGGCGGAACGCCTTTGCCGTGGTCACGAATGCGGATGACCACCCATTTCTCACTTTCCTTGGCAATCACATCGACCAGTGTGGTGTCGGTGTCAGGCGATTTGCCGTAGCGGCGTGCGTTTTCAAACAGGTTGGACACCACGCGAGCCAGCTCCACCTCATCGGCCATGACGAAAATGCCTTCGGGCACATCCATGGAAATCTGCAGTTCGCGGTGGTCTTGCACGGCATAGACGCAGGAAGCCACGACGGCGTGCAGATCAACAGGGCTGAGCGTGACACGGTGGTCAGGCCGGGCGTAGTCCAGAAATTTGTCGATAGTGGCATCGAGCTGAACAATATCGGCCACCATGTGTTCACGGGCCACATCGTCATACACGCTCATTTCGGTTTCCAGGCGCAGCCGTGCCAGCGGCGTGCGCAGGTCGTGCGAGATGCCTGCTAGCATCACGGCGCGATCCTGTTCGAGCTTGGCCAGCTTTTGTGCCATGCGGTTGAAGCCGATGTTGACCTCGCGGATTTCGCTGGTCACGGCCTCTTCGTCGAGCTGACTGGCGTCAAAGTCACCCTCGCGCACCCGGTTGGCGGCATAGGACAGCTGCTTGAGCGGCCGGTTGATAAGGCGCGCAATGGCTGCGGCGCCGACCAAGGAGAGCAGGGCGGCGGTAATCAGCCAGATCAGCCAGGTCTGGCCGCTGGCCGGGGTGAAGCGGGACTGGTCCATCAGCAGCCAGTTGCGATCCCCGTTGATATTGAAGCCCACCCAGAGGCCGGGTTCGTTGTTGACGCTGCGGGCAACAACGGTGCCGTAACCCAGGCGCTGTGTCAGCTCTTCGGTCAGCCGCAGACCCATGGCATTTTGTTCCAGCGGCTCGAAGGTGTCGCCAGGCTCACGCGGCAGAATGCGCACGCCTTCCTGGTCGGCCATGGTCTTGATCAGCGAGATGCGATTGATGGCGTCTGAATGAACCAGTGCGGCACGGCTGAGGTTCACCAGTGATGCCACCTGCTTGGCCGTCTGCAAGGCGCGAGGTTCAAAGTCCAGTGCCCTGAGGGTCTGCAGCCAGGCCAGAATGCTGCCCACCAGCAGCAGGGCCAGCAGGCAGAAAGTGCGCCAGAACAGGTTCAGGCCCACGGGGGAACGCGCCGTCGAACGCCGCTCGTACTCCAGAGGTACGGGGCTGGTAGCGTCGGGCGGCGTGTTGGGATAAGCGCTCATGAGCAGCGAAACAATCTAAGACAGCAAGTCTGCAAGCGTACGCTCAATATGACTTGCCTGAGTTACGGGTTGTCCAAAAAGACGCAATCTTGTGTCTGCGCAATTGCAATGGATGGTTGCAGCTCAAGACTGAGTGCAATAAAAACAAGCCGCAGGGAGCGGCTTGCTGGGTTTCGTGCGTTGGCTGCAGCGCTTAGTTCATGCCATCGGGTACGAACACATAGCCCACGCCCCAGACGGTCTGGATATAGCGGGGGGCGGCGGCATCTTCTTCAATCAGCTTGCGCAGGCGGGAAACCTGCACGTCCAGGCTGCGGTCAAAGGGCTCGAACTCGCGGCCACGGGCCAGCAGGGCCAGCTTTTCACGCGATAGCGGCTGGCGTGGGTGGCGCACCAGGGCTTTGAGCATGGCAAATTCACCAGTGGTCAGAGGCAGTTCTTCGCCATTTTTTTGCAGCACACGGGTGCCCAGGTCGAAGTTGAAGGGGCCGAAGGTGACGACTTCATTGTCGCCCGATGGCGCTCCGGGGGCTTCCTGTGGAGGGCGGCGGCGCAGCACGGCGTGAATGCGGGCCAGCAGTTCACGGGGGTTGAAGGGCTTGCCCAGGTAGTCATCGGCGCCCACTTCCAGGCCCACGATGCGGTCCACATCTTCGCCCTTGGCCGTCAGCATGATGATGGGGGTACGGTCATTGGCAGAGCGCAGACGGCGGCAGATGGACAGGCCGTCTTCCCCGGGCATCATCAGGTCCAGCACGATCAGATCGACAGTTTCGCGCAGCAGGATACGGTTCAGAGCCTTGCCGTCTTCGGCAATCATGATCTCGAAGCCTTCCTGCGTCAGATAACGGCGCAGCAGGTCGCGGATGCGTGCATCGTCATCCACTACGAGGATCTTGTCGGTACGGGTGCTCGTCGTTGCCATGATCGTCCTTGTCGATTTATTTGTAACAGCCAGATTGTTATCGCTTGGAGAAAAAAATCCAGTGAAAACGCATCGAGTTTTTCTGCTTGTTACGAATGTTGCATATATGAATAGAACAATAAATGTTTCTTCGTAGAATTTTACTTTGATTGGAACTTCTGATGCAATTGTTGTTCTATTGGTGTGTTTAATATCTGTAATTCGTACAGCAAGAGCCTCCCGTGGCTGACATGGGCTCCGTCTGTGTTGCGCTGTGATGGCTGCCTTGAACTTGTTTCAGTGACCGTCCATATATTTCCAAGGGTGAACCGCATGAATTCGTTTTCCAAATCCTTCCCAATGCGTTCCGGTGCCCGGTCAGCTTTGCTGCTGGTGGCCGTGCTGGCTGCGGGTTCCCAGGCCTGGGCGCAGAACGCTGGCAATAACGCGCAGCGTCCCATGAACGTGGTGCAACTGGCCGCGCAGGGCGTGGTGGAGGTCAAGCAGGACTGGATGACGGCGACCTTGTCAGCCACCAAGGATGGGCGCGATGCCGCGACAGTGCAGACGCAGCTGCAAAAAGCCGTGGAGGCAGCTATGACCAGCCTGCGTGCTGATGCGCAGGCGGGGCAGATGGAAGTGAGCACGGGTAACTTTTCGATCTCGCCGCGCTATGGCAACAACGGCAAGGTGGAAGGCTGGCAGGGCCAGGCCGATATCGTGCTGCAGGGGCGTGACTTTGTGCGTATCACTCAGTCTGCAGCCAAGGTGCAGGATATGACGCTGTCGGGCATGGGCTTTGGCCTGTCGCGCGAGGCGCGTGAAAAAGTCGAGGGCGAAGCGCAGGCCAAGGCCATTGAAAACTTCCGCCAGCGTGCCACGGCTATTTCCAAAAGCTTTGGCTTTGCGGGCTACAGCGTGCGCGAAGTCAGCGTCAACGCCAGTGGTGGCGGCATTCGCCCTATGCCGCGTGCCCGTGCGGCGAGCCTGAACATGGCCAAGATGAGCAGCTATGACGCAGCGCCTGTGCCGGTCGAGTCTGATCGCGCCGAGGTCAGTGTCAGCGTCAATGGCGCTATTCAGATGCAGTGACCCTGTCAGGCAGGCTGGCGTGTTGGTATGAAAAAAGGAGCGGCTTGCGCGGCTCCTTTTTGATTTTCATCATGCAATCACGTTGAAACATCCAGCTGACCAGCGCTGGCTGCTATCTAATTGATGATCGCATTTGGCATGGCTTACTGCGCTGTCCAGCCGCCGTCCATATTCCACGCCACGCCACGCACGTTATTGCTGGCTGCGGAGCAGAAGAAGACGGCCAGCTCACCCAGCTCCTCAGGCGTGGTGAACTGCATGGAAGGCTCTTTTTCGCCCAGCAGCTGCTTGGTGGCTTCTTCGTTGGAGATGCCTTGCGCAGCGGCCTTGGCATCCACCTGTTTTTGCACCAGCGGTGTCAGCACCCAGCCGGGGCAGATGGCATTGCAGGTCACACCAGTAGTGGCGTTTTCCAGAGCGGTCACTTTGGTCAGGCCCACAATGCCGTGCTTGGCGGCCACATAAGCAGCTTTTTGCGCGGAGGCAACCAGGCCGTGAACCGATGCCACGTTGATGATGCGGCCCCAGTTGGCTTTCTGCATGGCGGGCAGGGCCAGGCGCGTGGTGTGAAAGGCGCTGCTCAGATTGATGGCAATGATGGCGTCCCATTTCTCCGCAGGAAAGTCTTCCAGCTTGGCGACATGCTGAATGCCTGCGTTGTTGACCAGAATGTCTACGCGGCCAAATTCTTCGGCAGCATATTTCATCATGGCTTCAATTTCAGTGGCCTTGCTCATGTCGGCGCCGTGATAGCCGACCTTGATGCCTGCGGCTTTGCCGGCTTCCAGAATCTGGGCCTTGGGCGCTTCAACGTCGCCGAAACCATTGAGAACAATATTGGCACCCTGGCGTGCCAGTGCAACTGCGATACCTAGGCCGATTCCGCTGGTCGATCCTGTCACGAGAGCGGTTTTGCCTTTCAACATGGACATACAAGGTCTCCGAATGAATTACGATGCGACGACAGCCATTATCGGCCCCGGCTTCCAAAACGCGTTCCCATGAATCAACCTACGCTGAACTACGTATCGTGTCCCGGAGCTTCTGCAGTGGCTCCCAGCTGGGCCAGTGCCCAGCGTCGTCAAGAAATTTCCAGTCAGCCGCAGGGCATGCACCGCATGGCGTACTGGGAGTGGAACCATACCGGCAATCCAAGGCATCCGCATGTCATCGTTTGTGTGCATGGCCTGTCGCGTCAAGGGCGCGACTTTGATGTGCTTGCCCGTGAACTGAGCCGATTTGCCCGTGTGATCTGTCCCGATGTGGTCGGGCGCGGCCAGAGCGACTGGCTGGCAGACCCCATGGGCTATCAGGTGCCCATGTACGCCGCAGACATGCTGGCGCTGCTGGCACAGGTTCACGCCCAGGCTCCCATCGAGACGCTGGACTGGGTGGGCACCAGCATGGGGGGGCTGATTGGTATGGGCATTGTGGGTCAGCCGCAGTTGCCGCTGCCTGTGCCCGTGCGCAAGCTGGTGCTCAATGATGTGGGGCCGGTGATTGAGTGGCAGTCGCTGGAGCGCATTGGCTCTTACCTTGGTAAAAGCTTGCATTTCCCCAACTTTGAGAGCGCTGCCGCCGCCATGCGCTTGATATCCGAAGGATTTGGCCCACATAGCGATGAGCAGTGGGCAGAGCTTTCACGGGCGATGGTTGAGCCTGATCCGCAAGGTGGCGTGGTTCTGCATTACGACCCTCGTATTGCTGCACCTATGGCGCAGATGACGCGAGAGGCCGCTGAGGCTGGAGAAGCGCTGCTGTGGCAGCTGTATGACCAGATCCAGGCACAAGTTTTGCTTGTTCGTGGCGCAGACTCTGATCTGCTGTCCAGCAGCACTGCCAAGGCGATGGCCGAGCGCGGACCCCGTGCACATTGTACGGAACTGGAAGGCGTGGGGCATGCTCCTACGCTGGTAGCGCCTGGGCAGGTCGCTTTGATACGAGAATTTTTACAAGGGGATAAGGGTTTGCCAACAAGCATCAGTCTTGAACAGCAAGCCCAAGAGGAAGCTGAATGAAGACCAGCGATATCGCAACAACAGTCTCTGACGCCGCACCCAAAATTACGGATCCGACGCCGCATCTGATTACCGCCACTGCCGAGGTCCTGCCGGGGCAGGCCAACGCGCTGGTGCGCGCCCGCGCCTTTGCCGAACCCCTGATTGCTGGCGAAGTCATGGAAACTGGTGAGAACACGCTGGCCCACGCAGATGCCGTGGCCGCGATTCTCAAGAAAATTGGCGGCTCAGAAACTATTCAGGCTGCTATCTATCTGGTGCACGCCAGTGTGCATCTGAACAAACCGCAGGAAGTCATTGCCAAAGCGTTTGGCGAGAACTTTGCCACCCTGGCGGTGGAAACCATCAAGCTCATCCGCGTTCAGCAGCAAGCGCGTGATGCGGAGCTGAGCACCCAGCATGTCGATGGTGTGGCCACCCAGACCGAGAATGTGCGCAAGATGCTGCTCGGCTTCTCGCGCGATCTGCGCGTGGTGCTGCTGCGCCTGGCCTCGCGCCTGCAAACGCTGCGCTACTACGCGTCGCAGAAAGCAACGGTTTCGCCCAGTATTGCGCGTGAGGCGCTTTATGTATTTGCACCGCTGGCAAATCGTCTGGGCATCTGGCAGATCAAATGGGAGCTGGAAGATCTGTCCTTCCGTTTCCTGGAGCCAGATACCTATCGCCAGATTGCCCGTCTGCTGGATGAAAAGCGTGTCGAGCGCGAAGCTTATATGGAGCAGATGCGTGCCCGGCTGGAGGCCGATCTGCGCGCGCACAGCATCAGCGCATCGGTTCAGGGTCGGCCCAAGCACATCTACAGCATCGTGAAAAAGATGCGCGGCAAGTCGCTGAACTTCGAGCAGCTTTTCGATATTCGCGCCATGCGCGTCATCGTGCCCACGGTCAAGGACTGCTACGCAGCTCTTTCATGGGTGCACGAGCAGTTCACACCATTGGAAAAAGAGTTTGACGACTACATCGCCAAACCCAAACCCAACGGCTACCAGTCGCTGCACACCGTGGTGCGTGATGAAACTGGCCGCACGATAGAAATTCAGATTCGCACGCAGGCCATGCACGACCATGCCGAGCATGGCGTGGCAGCGCACTGGGCCTATAAGGAAGCGGGCACCAAGGGCTATGCGGGCGTTTCGGCGACCAGCGAGTACGACGCCAAGATCGCCGTATTGCGCCAGTTGCTGGCCTGGGGCAGCGATTTGACGGGCTCCGCGCAGCGTGGCTTGTTTGAAGACCGCATCTATGTGCTGACGCCTGATGCCGCCGTGATCGAGCTTCCGCAAGGCGCCACCCCTGTGGACTTTGCCTATTCGGTGCACACCAGCCTGGGTCACCGCTGCCGTGGGGCGCGCGTGGACGGTGCCATGGTGCCGCTCAACACCGCACTGCAAAGTGGTCAGACCATCGAGATCAATACGGCCAAGGAAGACCGCCCATCGCGTGACTGGCTCAACGCGGACCTTGGTTATTTGGTCAGCAACCGTGCCAAGGCCAAGGTGCGAGCATGGTTCAATGCACAGGCCACGCACGAAACGGTTTCGCGAGGCCGCGAAGCGGTTGAGAAACTCTTGCAGCGCGAAGGCAAGACTGCTGTCAAGCTGGAAGATTTGGCAGCGCAACTGGGCTTCAAGTCTGCGGATGCGTTGTTCGAGGTCGTTGGCAAGGACGAGTATTCGCTGCGCAATATCGAGACGGTGCTGCGCCCTGCGGAAGAGGCGCCCACTGAAGACGAATTCACTCCTGTGCGCAAGGCCAGAAGCACTGACTCGCCCAAGGGCGGTGTGCTGGTCGTTGGCATGGGGTCGCTGATGACGCAACTGGCCAAATGCTGCCGACCTGCGCCACCAGATGAAATCGCTGGCTTTGTGACCCGTGGTAAAGGCGTCAGCGTGCACCGCTGCGATTGCTCCAACTACCGCGAAATGGCCGCAAAAAATCCCGAGCGAGCCATCGAAGTCGGCTGGGATTTGCCCAAGAACGTGGAAAAGGGCGGGGCGGTCTATCCCGTAGATGTCTCCGTTGAGGCTGCGGACCGCCAGGGACTGCTGCGTGACATCTCGGATGTCTTCGCCCGCGAAAAGACCAACGTGATTGGCGTGCAGACGCAGTCGGTCAAGGGAACCGCCTGGATGACTTTCACGGTGGAAGTTGCCGATTCCGGCCGCCTGAGCAAAGTGCTTGGCATTGTGGCAACCGTATCGGGAGTTCGATCCGCCAGAAGACGCTGACAGAGCTTGATGACAAGAAAGTTTCAGCTCTCAAAAAATGAGTGAAAACCCGTGCTACAATTCATTCATCGAACGAACACAGGCGCGTAGCTCAGCTGGTTAGAGCACCACCTTGACATGGTGGGGGTCGTTGGTTCGAGTCCAATCGCGCCTACCAAAATTGGCAAGCAAAACCAGAGCTTGCAACGAAAGTGCCCGCTAACAAGCGGGCATTTTTGTTTGTGGAGTATGAAAAAAGTACGGAAAAGCACTTCTTGAGTGCAGGCGGTCGCAGCGCTTTTCATATGTGCGGACCGTTAGGCCTATTCTGCGCCAGAGTAAATCTTGTTTTATCCCTGCTCGGATCCGCAGGAAGAGCTGCCTGCTCCAATTTTGCGCACTGGCAATGCTTGCTGAACATCAGCCGAGGCCTTCGTTATGGGAGTCTCACGCATTTGCCTTGAAGCCATGTCTTGTTGGCATTTGATGTGCCGAAGAAGAGCGAGCCTCAGATCAAAGATGCTAGCCGTCATAGCGAGATTGCAAGGGTTTCCCATTGAGTATTTCAAGATATCAGGGGTCGCCCCACCCATGTTTCCCCGCTCGCAGGCAGTGACTCATCCACGTTGAATAGCAATCTAAACGTCAGATTCGGGGGCCAGAAATCAAGACGTTTAGTGCGGAGAGGCTTTTGCAAGTTCTCTGCAGTTCTTGACTATGACGGGGTGATGAATGCAGGTGCTTCAGTTACTCGTTTCAGGTGTTGCGATCGGCTGTATTTACGGATTGATTGCGCTGGGCTTTGTGCTGATTTACAAGGCCACGGAAACTGTCAATTTTGCGCAGGGTGAGTTGATGATGCTGGGCGCTTTTGTGGCTTGGCTGGCGATGAGCGCATTTCAGTGGCCATTTTGGATGGCTGTGCTGGCTGCGTTGGTTGCATTGGTGTGCGTAGCAATGCTGCTGGAGTTGGCGGTCATCCGGCCAGTACTGGGGCAGCCTCAATTCACTGTGGTCATGCTAACGATTGGCATTGGCTATGTCATGCGCGGGGCGGTGACCATGGTGCCAGCAGTGGGCACTGAAACGCATGCGCTTGAAGTCCCGTACCGTAATCAAGTGCTCAAGCTGGGTGAGCTGGTGATCAATGTTGAGCACTTGGTGATCATCGTGGCGACGCTGCTTCTCAGTGGCTTGCTGTATGCCATGTTCCGTTTCAGCAAGCTTGGGATAGCAATGCAGGCCTCATCTCAGAATCAGCTCGCAGCCTATTACATGGGAATTCCTGTGAGGCGCTTGAACGGGCTTGTCTGGGGCTTGGCCGCTGCGGTCGCCACGATTGCTGGCATCTTGCTGGCTCCCATCACCTTCGTGCACGCCAATATGGGCTTGATTGGGCTGAAGGCTTTTCCTGCCGCAGTTGTCGGTGGGTTTGGCAGTCTGCCGGGTGCGATTGTCGGAGGCTTGGTTATCGGACTTGTAGAGGCATTTGCAGGCTTCTATTTGCCAGATGGATTCAAGGACACCGCACCTTACATCGTTGTCTTGCTCATGTTGATGATCAGGCCCAACGGCTTGTTTGGAGAAAAGCTCAGTAAAAAAGTCTGAACCCGCTTTGCTCCCAGAACGCCCATTTCTTGTACTTGTTCGCTTCTTGATCGATACCAAGCATGCGTTTCATCTTTAAGACTTCGTACGACCAGGACATCAACCTGGCAAAGCATGCAGGACAAAAGGTGCTGTACAGCATGCTGGTGCTGGCTTTGGTGGTTGCGCCATGGCTTCTCGACGGCTACTGGCTGTCTCAGCTCAATTTTGTGCTGATTTACGGAATAGTGGGTTTGGGAATCATGCTGCTGGCAGGGTTCACCGGGCAGTTTTCCATTGGTCACGCAGCATTTCTGGGGGTAGGCGCTTATACC is from Comamonas fluminis and encodes:
- a CDS encoding RelA/SpoT family protein, which codes for MKTSDIATTVSDAAPKITDPTPHLITATAEVLPGQANALVRARAFAEPLIAGEVMETGENTLAHADAVAAILKKIGGSETIQAAIYLVHASVHLNKPQEVIAKAFGENFATLAVETIKLIRVQQQARDAELSTQHVDGVATQTENVRKMLLGFSRDLRVVLLRLASRLQTLRYYASQKATVSPSIAREALYVFAPLANRLGIWQIKWELEDLSFRFLEPDTYRQIARLLDEKRVEREAYMEQMRARLEADLRAHSISASVQGRPKHIYSIVKKMRGKSLNFEQLFDIRAMRVIVPTVKDCYAALSWVHEQFTPLEKEFDDYIAKPKPNGYQSLHTVVRDETGRTIEIQIRTQAMHDHAEHGVAAHWAYKEAGTKGYAGVSATSEYDAKIAVLRQLLAWGSDLTGSAQRGLFEDRIYVLTPDAAVIELPQGATPVDFAYSVHTSLGHRCRGARVDGAMVPLNTALQSGQTIEINTAKEDRPSRDWLNADLGYLVSNRAKAKVRAWFNAQATHETVSRGREAVEKLLQREGKTAVKLEDLAAQLGFKSADALFEVVGKDEYSLRNIETVLRPAEEAPTEDEFTPVRKARSTDSPKGGVLVVGMGSLMTQLAKCCRPAPPDEIAGFVTRGKGVSVHRCDCSNYREMAAKNPERAIEVGWDLPKNVEKGGAVYPVDVSVEAADRQGLLRDISDVFAREKTNVIGVQTQSVKGTAWMTFTVEVADSGRLSKVLGIVATVSGVRSARRR
- a CDS encoding branched-chain amino acid ABC transporter permease, yielding MQVLQLLVSGVAIGCIYGLIALGFVLIYKATETVNFAQGELMMLGAFVAWLAMSAFQWPFWMAVLAALVALVCVAMLLELAVIRPVLGQPQFTVVMLTIGIGYVMRGAVTMVPAVGTETHALEVPYRNQVLKLGELVINVEHLVIIVATLLLSGLLYAMFRFSKLGIAMQASSQNQLAAYYMGIPVRRLNGLVWGLAAAVATIAGILLAPITFVHANMGLIGLKAFPAAVVGGFGSLPGAIVGGLVIGLVEAFAGFYLPDGFKDTAPYIVVLLMLMIRPNGLFGEKLSKKV
- a CDS encoding sensor histidine kinase, which codes for MSAYPNTPPDATSPVPLEYERRSTARSPVGLNLFWRTFCLLALLLVGSILAWLQTLRALDFEPRALQTAKQVASLVNLSRAALVHSDAINRISLIKTMADQEGVRILPREPGDTFEPLEQNAMGLRLTEELTQRLGYGTVVARSVNNEPGLWVGFNINGDRNWLLMDQSRFTPASGQTWLIWLITAALLSLVGAAAIARLINRPLKQLSYAANRVREGDFDASQLDEEAVTSEIREVNIGFNRMAQKLAKLEQDRAVMLAGISHDLRTPLARLRLETEMSVYDDVAREHMVADIVQLDATIDKFLDYARPDHRVTLSPVDLHAVVASCVYAVQDHRELQISMDVPEGIFVMADEVELARVVSNLFENARRYGKSPDTDTTLVDVIAKESEKWVVIRIRDHGKGVPPEQLSSLTQPFFRGDSARTAAAGAGLGLSIVDKTVQRMGGILALSNSSSGGLVAHLQLQRAMGVSPAAAPEKRLQRPQILRNLPRDKKDEDSED
- a CDS encoding SIMPL domain-containing protein (The SIMPL domain is named for its presence in mouse protein SIMPL (signalling molecule that associates with mouse pelle-like kinase). Bacterial member BP26, from Brucella, was shown to assemble into a channel-like structure, while YggE from E. coli has been associated with resistance to oxidative stress.), with protein sequence MNSFSKSFPMRSGARSALLLVAVLAAGSQAWAQNAGNNAQRPMNVVQLAAQGVVEVKQDWMTATLSATKDGRDAATVQTQLQKAVEAAMTSLRADAQAGQMEVSTGNFSISPRYGNNGKVEGWQGQADIVLQGRDFVRITQSAAKVQDMTLSGMGFGLSREAREKVEGEAQAKAIENFRQRATAISKSFGFAGYSVREVSVNASGGGIRPMPRARAASLNMAKMSSYDAAPVPVESDRAEVSVSVNGAIQMQ
- the ompR gene encoding two-component system response regulator OmpR — its product is MATTSTRTDKILVVDDDARIRDLLRRYLTQEGFEIMIAEDGKALNRILLRETVDLIVLDLMMPGEDGLSICRRLRSANDRTPIIMLTAKGEDVDRIVGLEVGADDYLGKPFNPRELLARIHAVLRRRPPQEAPGAPSGDNEVVTFGPFNFDLGTRVLQKNGEELPLTTGEFAMLKALVRHPRQPLSREKLALLARGREFEPFDRSLDVQVSRLRKLIEEDAAAPRYIQTVWGVGYVFVPDGMN
- the ispF gene encoding 2-C-methyl-D-erythritol 2,4-cyclodiphosphate synthase — encoded protein: MNFRIGEGWDVHALVPGRKLILGGVEVPHTLGLLGHSDADVLLHAITDALFGAAALGDIGRHFSDTDAQFKGADSAVLLAEAVRRVRAKGFEIGNIDSTIVAQAPKLAPHIEKMRERIAQVLALDVEQVNVKAKTAEKMGPVGLQQAMEARAVALLYKP
- a CDS encoding alpha/beta fold hydrolase, whose product is MNQPTLNYVSCPGASAVAPSWASAQRRQEISSQPQGMHRMAYWEWNHTGNPRHPHVIVCVHGLSRQGRDFDVLARELSRFARVICPDVVGRGQSDWLADPMGYQVPMYAADMLALLAQVHAQAPIETLDWVGTSMGGLIGMGIVGQPQLPLPVPVRKLVLNDVGPVIEWQSLERIGSYLGKSLHFPNFESAAAAMRLISEGFGPHSDEQWAELSRAMVEPDPQGGVVLHYDPRIAAPMAQMTREAAEAGEALLWQLYDQIQAQVLLVRGADSDLLSSSTAKAMAERGPRAHCTELEGVGHAPTLVAPGQVALIREFLQGDKGLPTSISLEQQAQEEAE
- the ispD gene encoding 2-C-methyl-D-erythritol 4-phosphate cytidylyltransferase, which encodes MTDSFSSPEPMLDAQTNPVPASPSQPESVRCWALIPCAGVGSRAIAADAPAPELPKQYQPVAGQPMVMHTLAAMGAVPALAQVLLVISPSDAFWKERETPDYLRIAACGGATRAETVGNGLADLLAHGASPEDWVLVHDAARCLLTSRQVQSLMDACLPDAVGGLLALKLPDTLKQQTAGGEVARVAQTVDRSDKWLAQTPQMFRIGALQAALQAAGDAVTDEASAMELAGFAPRLVPGGAQNFKVTYPDDFALAEAVLMQRKARV
- a CDS encoding 3-hydroxybutyrate dehydrogenase, whose amino-acid sequence is MLKGKTALVTGSTSGIGLGIAVALARQGANIVLNGFGDVEAPKAQILEAGKAAGIKVGYHGADMSKATEIEAMMKYAAEEFGRVDILVNNAGIQHVAKLEDFPAEKWDAIIAINLSSAFHTTRLALPAMQKANWGRIINVASVHGLVASAQKAAYVAAKHGIVGLTKVTALENATTGVTCNAICPGWVLTPLVQKQVDAKAAAQGISNEEATKQLLGEKEPSMQFTTPEELGELAVFFCSAASNNVRGVAWNMDGGWTAQ